The window TGTGTGTGGCGCTTCAGATGATATGTGACGGGGCGGCTGCGGGGCGGTAATGGTAGCCGTTGTCATCCGGGGCCGTCAGCAGGTGGCAGCTGAGATAATGTTCCAGGTCCCGGACAAGCTCGTCGTCGTGGGTGAGGAACTGGATGCCCGCCTGGTAATGAAAGTTGTTTTCCGCGACGGGTTCTTGGGCGTAGACCACCTGGCAGGGGATTTCCAGCTCCTTCTTCTGTCCCAGCAGCGGGATCACGACCTCGAGGTTCTGTCCCGTGCGCAGCGGCCTGGTCGATGATTGCAGTTGCGCGCCTCCCGTTCCCAGAACATTGACCTCGCCGAGAAGATGTTCTCCCCGGTCGCAGACCAGGGCCGGAAGCCGGATCGACGCGCGCAGCTTCTTGCGGTCATACTGCGTCATGTGCTGTTGCAGGGCCCGATGCAGGGCGGGAATGTCCAGGGGATCGACCAGCTGGCTGCAGCCCGGCGGTGTCCGGGGGGATTGGCCTTCTCCGCAGCAGAGGATCGTGGCGGCGTTTTTCGTCTCTCGACTTCGGTATTTTTTGATCAGCGAGATTTCTTTTTCGCCCAGTGGCCGGTCAATCAGGGCCAGGTTCGCACCGTGGCCGGCCAGGGATGAAAACATCAGGTGACAGCGGGTGTAGGCGAAGACCCGGTAACCGAGTCGGCGCAGGATCCGTTCCAGTTGATGGTCTTCGTCGTTTTTTTTGAGTAGTCCGATAGCAGGCTGCGGCATGGGCATATCTCCCCCCTCCCGAGAGATCGGCGTGCTCAAGGCGGTCGACACAGATCTTCGCCGCCCCGCCTGACCTGCTGGTGCAAATCATTTTCCAATTCTGACCGAGACGGTGGCGTCAGGTTGATCCGTTGGGCATGATGGCGCTAACTGTCCTATAAGACATGGTTAATCTTTTTGTCGGAGTGGGTGGCGTGAGCTGTCGCGGGCCGCAGCCGGCAGACGGAATGCCCGCCGCGGCGTGAAAGGACGCACCCCGGTTCCGTCTTTTCGCCCGCCGGTATTCGGTCCGTCGCGCTTTTTTTGTGGCATGGTTGTTGCTGATTCAAAGGGCTTTTCAGATAGCTCCGGACATTCCCGTTTAAGAGGACGACTCTTCCATGCACCGCAAACTGCAGAATATTTTTTACGAGACCCGTGATCCCGAACTCTGCTGGGACGATATCGGTGGTTATGATGACGTCAAGCAGACCCTGCGTGAAATGGTCTGCCTGCCGATCCAGAAACCGGAGCTGATCGTCCGGCACAATCTCGGTCTGCCGGCCGGGGTGATGATGTGGGGACCGCTGGGCACCGGTATCACCATGCTCGCCGAAGCCTGCGCGAAAGAGGCGGGGGTCTCCTTTGTCTATATCTCCGGCCAGGAGATGCTCGGCAAGCATCAGGAGATGGTCGAGGCCTTCGATACCGCGATTCACGAGGCTCCCTGTATTCTCTTCATCTCCGATTGTGAATGGCTGGCGCCGCGGGCCGGCTGCGACTACGACTGGAGCCCGGGCAATCGTCGGGCGATCCCGCCGACCTTCGCCGACAAGGATCTGACCCGGCTGTTCATCGAGCAGGTCGACCGTATCAACGGCGTTTCCGGGGTGACCCTGCTCGGTTCCTGTTATCGTATCGACACCGTCGACCAGGCGCTGATCAAGGAGAAGAAGCGTTTCAACCGCAAGGTCTTCGTTCATCCGCCCACCGCCGGCGACCGGCGGGGCATGCTCGATATCTACATGGATAAAATGCCCAACCTCGCGCCGGGGATCGATCGGGACGCCCTGGCGGCCGCCGCCGAAGGTTATGTCGGTTGGGATATCGAAAGTCTCTGCAAGCGGGCCACGGTCAATGCCATCAAGGAGGACGCGACGGTGGTGACCGCGGCACACTTCGAGAAGGCGCTCAAGGAGGTGCGGCAGTTTCTGACTCCGGATATGGTGGAGAAGTATTGGGAGATACGGAACACAGACTGCCCCCACCACTATGAGTTCTAGGGGCGGTTCTTTTCCGCCAGCTCGGCGTTGGAGCGGCAACCCCCTTGTGCGACGTAGCTGCCGCTACGCCTCCGCGGGAATCGTCAGCCCGCCTTGATCTGACGAAAAATCCCTCGCCCTTCAGTGGTGCGGCAAGATGGACTCGCGCTTCGTTGACAGGTGCGAGGGGCGGGGTGTGAGGGCGGTCCTTGGCGCCATGCGTTCAAAAGCTCTCAACGCAGAGACGGAGAGGGGCAGAGGTGGGGAGACCCACAAGCCATTCTGGCTTGTGGGTTTAAACCCAGGCCGGATTTGATTCTCTTTGCGTCTCTCCCTCTCTGCACCTCTCCGTTAAAAAGGTTTTCCTGGTATGTTTTGGCGGCCAACGCTTTTTATCGCATGGTGAATCGACAGCACATGACCACACCGGCTCCCGACATCTTCGCCCGCATCTATGCCCGTCACGGCCATCGCTGCACCATGAGCACCCTCGGCGGGCGGATCGGTCTGGCGGTACTCCGCCTGCGAAGGGCGGAGTGGGAAGACGTGCGGGGCTGCTACCTGACACGAACCTGCGCGGTGGACGGTATCGTCGAGGTGACCGGTCTCAGCGAGGACGACGGCCGTCTGCAGGTGATACCCGAAGGTCGCCATCTGCTGCGCCTGGAACATGCCGCGGGGAGGCTTGAAATCGAACTTGCCCCGACGGCCCTCGAACTGGCCGGCAACTATCGTCGCCTCGGCTACCAGCTGGAGGCGGGGTGGGATGATCTTGATTTCGCCGAGCGTGAGCGTCGCGAAGGGCTGCGGGAAGAAGCTCTGGATGCGTTGCTGGTCAAGTTGTGGGAGATGGGCGATGACGAGCTGTTGCTGATCCGGGAAGAAAACCATGGCTGATCCCTGGTGGCAGCAATATCTCGGCGTGGTCTGGATGGAGATCGGCCGCATGTGGTGGATCTTCATCCTCTCGGCGCTGCTGGTCGGCCTGATCAAGGGTTACAAGCTCGATCTGCAGATCCGCGACGCCGTCAAGCGCAGCGGGCCGTTCGGTATCCTGGTCGCTATCGGCGTCGGCATGGTTTCTCCGCTCTGTGCCTGTGGTATTCTGCCGGTGGTGATTTCACTGGCGATGATCGGTACCCCGCTGGCGCCGCTGCTGGCGATCCTGGCAACCTCGCCGACCATGGGGCCGGATGCGTTGCTGCTCACCTGGCGCGGTCTGGGTATGGATTGGGCGATGTTGAAACTGGTCGGCTCCGGGGCTCTCGGGCTGGCGGTCGGCATGGCCACCCTCTGGGCACAGAAGCGCGGCTGGCTGGGGGCGGATGAGCTGCTGCTCAAGCCGGTTCTGCGTGAAGACGGGACCCTGGCTCCGGCGAAGGAGATCGGCGCCGCGGCCGGCATCGAGGTGCGTTCGATGCAGATTGTGCCCCGGTCCAGCAAGCTGCGTTTCATCTGGGACCGCAGTTGGGACGCGGCGCTTTTTACCGGCAAGTTCCTGTTGCTGGCGATCCTGCTGGAGGGACTGATCGTCACCCTGGTGCCGATGCAGTGGATCACCATGCTGGTCGGTCAGAAGAGCATCGTTTCACCGCTGGTGGCTTCGGTCATCGGTCTGCCGCTGCCGACCAACCAGATTCC is drawn from Geothermobacter hydrogeniphilus and contains these coding sequences:
- a CDS encoding AAA family ATPase, whose translation is MHRKLQNIFYETRDPELCWDDIGGYDDVKQTLREMVCLPIQKPELIVRHNLGLPAGVMMWGPLGTGITMLAEACAKEAGVSFVYISGQEMLGKHQEMVEAFDTAIHEAPCILFISDCEWLAPRAGCDYDWSPGNRRAIPPTFADKDLTRLFIEQVDRINGVSGVTLLGSCYRIDTVDQALIKEKKRFNRKVFVHPPTAGDRRGMLDIYMDKMPNLAPGIDRDALAAAAEGYVGWDIESLCKRATVNAIKEDATVVTAAHFEKALKEVRQFLTPDMVEKYWEIRNTDCPHHYEF
- a CDS encoding permease; protein product: MADPWWQQYLGVVWMEIGRMWWIFILSALLVGLIKGYKLDLQIRDAVKRSGPFGILVAIGVGMVSPLCACGILPVVISLAMIGTPLAPLLAILATSPTMGPDALLLTWRGLGMDWAMLKLVGSGALGLAVGMATLWAQKRGWLGADELLLKPVLREDGTLAPAKEIGAAAGIEVRSMQIVPRSSKLRFIWDRSWDAALFTGKFLLLAILLEGLIVTLVPMQWITMLVGQKSIVSPLVASVIGLPLPTNQIPIIPILAGLLQRGIDQGAAYTLLLAGPVSSLPAMVALNGMFRRRVLVLFLGVSLTVSVLLGWGWQLMKF
- a CDS encoding FmdE family protein; amino-acid sequence: MTTPAPDIFARIYARHGHRCTMSTLGGRIGLAVLRLRRAEWEDVRGCYLTRTCAVDGIVEVTGLSEDDGRLQVIPEGRHLLRLEHAAGRLEIELAPTALELAGNYRRLGYQLEAGWDDLDFAERERREGLREEALDALLVKLWEMGDDELLLIREENHG
- a CDS encoding PilZ domain-containing protein encodes the protein MPQPAIGLLKKNDEDHQLERILRRLGYRVFAYTRCHLMFSSLAGHGANLALIDRPLGEKEISLIKKYRSRETKNAATILCCGEGQSPRTPPGCSQLVDPLDIPALHRALQQHMTQYDRKKLRASIRLPALVCDRGEHLLGEVNVLGTGGAQLQSSTRPLRTGQNLEVVIPLLGQKKELEIPCQVVYAQEPVAENNFHYQAGIQFLTHDDELVRDLEHYLSCHLLTAPDDNGYHYRPAAAPSHII